The following are encoded in a window of Dethiobacter alkaliphilus AHT 1 genomic DNA:
- a CDS encoding acyl-CoA dehydrogenase, with protein MDFQLTEEQLMIQKVVRDFAQKELAPIAGELDEKGEFPHEITSKMAEMGLFGLPFSEEYGGSGAGYLSYAIAVEEISRACASTGITYAAHCSIGTGPIYLFGTEEQKKKWVPLCASGKAFAAFGLTEPNAGSDAGGTQTTAVLEGDEWVLNGSKCFITNVGVGKVAVITAVTDRSKGTRGISSFIVPTDTPGFSVGQPYDKMGLKASDTREIILENVRIPKENLLGNQDEGFKQFLVALDGGRISIGALSVGIAQACLDAALKYAKEREQFGQPISKFQAIQFKLADMKMKTELARLMVYKAAWLKDQGQPFSMEAAIGKLYASETCMQNASEAVQIHGGYGYMKEYPVERYLRDAKLMEIGEGTSEVQRLVIARLLGC; from the coding sequence ATGGATTTTCAATTGACGGAAGAGCAATTAATGATTCAGAAGGTTGTGAGGGATTTTGCCCAGAAGGAACTGGCGCCAATAGCGGGAGAATTAGACGAGAAAGGTGAGTTCCCCCACGAGATAACAAGTAAAATGGCGGAAATGGGCTTGTTTGGCCTGCCGTTTTCCGAAGAGTACGGCGGCTCCGGTGCCGGATATCTGTCCTATGCCATCGCGGTGGAAGAAATCTCCCGCGCCTGTGCATCCACCGGTATCACTTATGCAGCCCATTGCTCCATTGGTACGGGCCCCATCTACCTGTTTGGCACCGAAGAGCAGAAGAAAAAGTGGGTTCCCCTGTGCGCCTCAGGTAAGGCTTTTGCCGCGTTTGGTCTGACAGAACCAAATGCCGGCTCCGATGCAGGCGGCACTCAGACTACAGCGGTGCTGGAAGGCGATGAGTGGGTCTTAAACGGCAGCAAGTGCTTTATCACCAACGTCGGTGTGGGTAAAGTGGCGGTAATTACCGCCGTTACCGATAGAAGCAAAGGCACAAGAGGCATTTCGTCCTTCATTGTGCCCACCGATACCCCGGGCTTCTCCGTGGGCCAGCCCTACGACAAAATGGGCTTAAAAGCCTCCGATACCCGGGAGATTATTCTGGAGAACGTCCGGATTCCCAAAGAGAACCTATTGGGCAATCAAGATGAAGGTTTCAAGCAGTTCCTGGTGGCCTTAGACGGCGGCCGCATCAGCATCGGCGCTCTGTCGGTGGGTATTGCCCAAGCCTGCCTGGATGCCGCACTGAAGTACGCCAAGGAGCGGGAGCAGTTTGGTCAGCCCATCAGCAAGTTCCAGGCTATCCAGTTTAAACTGGCTGATATGAAGATGAAGACCGAACTGGCACGCCTCATGGTATACAAAGCTGCCTGGTTAAAAGACCAGGGCCAGCCCTTCTCCATGGAAGCGGCCATCGGCAAGCTGTATGCCTCGGAAACCTGCATGCAAAACGCCTCCGAAGCGGTACAGATCCACGGCGGCTACGGCTACATGAAGGAATATCCGGTGGAGCGCTACCTGCGTGATGCCAAACTGATGGAAATCGGCGAAGGCACCTCCGAAGTCCAGCGCCTGGTCATCGCCCGCCTCCTGGGCTGCTAA
- a CDS encoding hydroxymethylglutaryl-CoA lyase → MLSDLSGDVLIREVGLRDGLQNEKQFVATEDKIRLARALTAAGLREIEITSFVSPKAVPQMRDAKEIVAALGQPEGVTYSALVVNRRGAEDAIASGVKELQYVVSCSETHSQKNVRMSVDEALQQAAIISDLAKENGLTIRTALSATFGCPFEGKTSYDRVYDLLEKLFSLGVERVSLSDTAGLGNPRQVAQLCQGIVARFPEDRFSLHLHDTRGLGLACTLAGVWAGIRVIESSIGGLGGCPFVPNATGNIATEDVVYMMEEMGISTGLDWQQLMNAAMMAEKILGRDLNSKQLSLTRILQCRE, encoded by the coding sequence TTGCTATCGGATCTTAGTGGAGATGTTTTAATCCGGGAAGTTGGGTTAAGGGATGGATTGCAGAATGAGAAGCAGTTTGTGGCTACAGAAGATAAGATCCGTTTGGCCCGTGCGTTGACGGCGGCCGGGTTGCGTGAGATTGAGATTACTTCCTTTGTAAGCCCCAAGGCGGTGCCGCAGATGCGGGACGCCAAAGAAATTGTGGCTGCACTGGGACAGCCGGAGGGCGTGACCTATTCGGCATTGGTGGTTAATCGCCGGGGGGCTGAAGATGCCATTGCCAGTGGAGTAAAAGAGCTGCAATATGTGGTGTCCTGCAGTGAAACTCACAGTCAGAAGAATGTGCGCATGTCAGTGGATGAAGCATTGCAGCAGGCGGCCATTATCAGTGATTTAGCCAAAGAAAACGGGTTGACTATACGCACCGCTCTGTCTGCCACTTTTGGATGTCCGTTTGAGGGCAAAACTTCCTATGACCGTGTCTATGATCTGTTGGAAAAGCTATTTTCCCTGGGTGTGGAGCGTGTCTCTCTCTCAGATACGGCAGGGTTGGGAAATCCCAGGCAGGTGGCCCAATTATGTCAGGGGATCGTGGCTCGCTTTCCTGAAGACAGGTTTTCCCTGCACCTCCACGATACAAGGGGTCTGGGCTTAGCCTGTACCTTAGCCGGTGTCTGGGCCGGAATCAGGGTAATAGAGAGTTCCATTGGTGGTTTGGGCGGATGCCCCTTTGTTCCCAACGCCACCGGCAACATTGCCACAGAAGATGTGGTTTATATGATGGAAGAGATGGGGATTTCCACCGGACTTGACTGGCAGCAGTTGATGAATGCTGCAATGATGGCGGAAAAGATTCTGGGAAGGGATTTAAACAGTAAGCAGCTGTCGCTTACACGTATTCTTCAGTGCCGGGAGTAA
- a CDS encoding enoyl-CoA hydratase/isomerase family protein: protein MWETIEVTKREHYAIVTLNRPDALNALSTQMAKDIIAVMDELSKDIDVWAVVLSGAGERAFCVGADLKERKSMTKDEMIRQRELFCDAFEAVVRFPKPIVAMVNGFAMGGGFEFALCCDMIVAAEEAFLGLPEVGLGIIPGGGGTQNLPRIIGKNKAKELIYTGRKISGQTAFEWGIANKVAPRGQLMEATADLIREITKNAPLALQQAKRCVDLGVEVDLTAGMALEAEAYNRCLYSKDRDEGLKAFNEKRKPNYQGR, encoded by the coding sequence ATGTGGGAAACCATTGAGGTGACAAAACGGGAGCATTACGCCATAGTTACCCTAAACCGGCCCGATGCGTTAAATGCTCTCAGCACACAAATGGCCAAAGACATTATCGCCGTGATGGATGAGTTAAGCAAAGACATCGACGTCTGGGCTGTAGTCCTAAGCGGAGCAGGAGAGCGGGCGTTTTGTGTCGGAGCCGACCTCAAGGAACGGAAAAGCATGACCAAGGATGAAATGATTCGCCAGCGGGAGTTGTTCTGCGATGCTTTTGAAGCAGTGGTCCGTTTCCCCAAACCCATTGTGGCCATGGTAAACGGCTTTGCCATGGGCGGCGGATTCGAGTTTGCCCTCTGCTGCGACATGATTGTGGCGGCAGAAGAAGCGTTTCTCGGTTTGCCGGAGGTGGGGCTAGGCATTATCCCCGGCGGCGGCGGTACGCAAAACCTGCCCCGTATCATTGGTAAAAACAAGGCCAAGGAATTAATATATACCGGCCGGAAAATCTCCGGGCAAACGGCCTTCGAGTGGGGTATTGCCAACAAAGTGGCACCCCGCGGCCAACTAATGGAGGCCACCGCAGATCTGATCCGGGAGATTACCAAAAACGCTCCCCTGGCACTGCAGCAGGCCAAGCGCTGCGTGGACCTGGGTGTGGAAGTGGACCTGACCGCCGGGATGGCGCTGGAAGCGGAAGCATATAACCGCTGCCTCTACAGTAAAGACCGGGATGAGGGACTAAAAGCATTCAACGAAAAACGGAAGCCGAACTACCAAGGCCGCTAG